Proteins from a single region of Prinia subflava isolate CZ2003 ecotype Zambia chromosome 10, Cam_Psub_1.2, whole genome shotgun sequence:
- the PIGK gene encoding GPI-anchor transamidase isoform X2, with protein MAAAVPGASRVRAAAALLLLLGCCGAALAGGPQDQAEQFFRSGHTNNWAVLVCTSRFWFNYRHVANTLSVYRSVKRLGIPDSHIVLMLADDMACNPRNPKPATVFSHKNMELNVYGDDVEVDYRSYEVTVENFLRVLTGRIPPSTPRSKRLLSDDRSNILIYMTGHGGNGFLKFQDSEEITNVELADAFEQMWQKRRYNELLFIIDTCQGASMYERFYSPNIMALASSQVGEDSLSHQPDLGIGVHLMDRYTFYVLEFLEEIHPASQTNMNDLFQVCPKSLCVSTPGHRTDLFQRDPQKVLITDFFGSVRKVEITTETLSLDRHVPGFESKFPEEELATEPLKYAEQLPVAQIIHQMILELLLALQM; from the exons ATGGCGGCTGCCGTGCCCGGCGCCTCCCGGgtccgcgccgccgccgcgctgctgctgctgctgggctgctgcggCGCAGCGCTGGCCGGCGGCCCCCAG gATCAAGCAGAGCAGTTTTTTAGAAGTGGACATACAAATAACTGGGCAGTTTTG gTGTGTACATCTCGATTCTGGTTTAATTATCGTCATGTGGCAAATACTCTCTCAGTGTACAGAAGTGTCAAGAGACTGGGCATTCCTGATAG TCACATTGTCTTGATGCTGGCAGATGATATGGCGTGTAATCCCAGAAATCCCAAACCTGCCACTGTGTTTAGTCATAAAAACATGGAGCTAAATGTCTATGGGGATGATGTGGAAGTGGATTACAGAAGCTATGAG GTTACTGTTGAAAATTTCTTGCGTGTTTTAACGGGAAGAATCCCACCAAGCACACCACGATCTAAACGCCTTCTTTCTGATGACAGAAGCAATATTCTAATATATATGACAG GCCATGGTGGAAATGGTTTCCTAAAATTTCAAGATTCTGAAGAAATCACAAATGTAGAACTTGCTGATGCCTTTGAACAAATGTGGCAGAAAAGGAG gtACAATGAATTGTTGTTCATCATTGATACTTGTCAAGGAGCATCCATGTATGAACGATTTTATTCACCCAATATCATGGCCTTGGCTAGCAGCCAAGTAGGAGAAGATTCTTTATCA CATCAGCCTGACCTGGGGATTGGCGTTCATCTCATGGACAGATACACGTTCTATGTGTTAGAGTTCTTGGAAGAAATtcatccagccagccagacaaATATGAATGACCTA TTTCAGGTCTGTCCAAAAAGCTTGTGTGTTTCCACGCCTGGGCACCGGACCGACCTGTTCCAGCGAGACCCTCAGAAGGTTCTGATCACAGACTTCTTTGGCAGTGTCAGGAAGGTGGAGATCACCACAGAGACTCTCTCCTTGGACCGCCACGTGCCTGGCTTCGAGAGCAA